From the genome of Biomphalaria glabrata chromosome 1, xgBioGlab47.1, whole genome shotgun sequence, one region includes:
- the LOC106068522 gene encoding organic cation transporter protein-like, which yields MSEYEDILQKIRPFGPHQVRTFVLVSLFETPLAWAMLGPIFTAKTPLFSCSDKNQTLYLDTNATDSCEHKNVCESYVFQSDFTSIVSEWQLVCGRGAVADLITSLQMAGVLFGAVITGQLADIFGRKKILFIEYALLIVLWFSTGFVTVWELYAALRFLIGGLIGGCLVVNFVLPLEFVTPQWRTFCGCVGFWAVGLMTLALWAFLVRDWRHLDLAMSSTGVVLLPLWWLIDESPRWLLSRGHLKEAQEIISKMAKFNKRPVPDMKCLQDFVQREKIRINEEKKYSYWHLFSSVNQTKGTLICMFGWFVSSSVYYGHNFNSKNLVGNMYLNVFISGLVEIPALIFVLFSNNHLGRRITVFLLMLLSGLACVAVLVIDIAGQGESMPGLTISMAMFGKSCISGAWAAVQILSAETFPTVIRNIGIGACSMAARIGGIVAPQFGFLGKTLMHVPFTIFGILAVTCSFLVLLLNETKDAPLPDRIHSTLPSTPAEVELLNHGKNKAENGSGDDFNLTEVDKISFGQMA from the exons GCATGGGCAATGCTCGGTCCTATATTTACAGCTAAAACTCCATTATTCTCATGTTCTGATAAAAATCAAACACTTTATTTAGATACCAATGCTACTGATTCCTGTGAACATAAAAATGTATGTGAATCGTATGTCTTCCAATCAGATTTCACGTCCATTGTATCTGAA tggcAACTTGTGTGTGGCCGAGGAGCTGTGGCTGACCTTATTACATCTTTGCAAATGGCTGGTGTGTTGTTTGGTGCTGTTATAACTGGCCAGCTGGCTGATATATTTGGtcggaaaaaaatattattcataGAGTATGCATTGCTTATAGTTTTGTGGTTCTCAACTGGATTTGTGACAGTTTGGGAACTGTATGCAGCATTAAGGTTTTTGATTGGAGGACTTATAGGTG GATGTCTGGTAGTCAACTTTGTTTTACCTCTTGAATTTGTCACACCTCAGTGGAGAACCTTCTGTGGCTGCGTAGGTTTCTGGGCAGTTGGACTCATGACTTTAGCGTTGTGGGCATTTCTTGTCAGAGACTGGAGGCATCTTGATCTAGCAATGTCGTCAACGGGTGTAGTACTCCTGCCTTTGTGGTG GCTGATTGACGAAAGTCCACGCTGGCTGCTAAGTAGAGGTCATCTAAAGGAAGCTCAAGAGATAATTTCAAAGATGGCCAAGTTTAATAAGAGACCAGTTCCTGATATGAAATGTTTACAAGACTTTGTTCAG AGAGAGAAAATCAGAATCAATGAAGAGAAGAAATACTCCTACTGGCACTTGTTCTCTTCTGTGAACCAAACCAAAGGAACTTTAATTTGTATGTTTGGATG GTTTGTCTCAAGCTCAGTCTACTATGGTCACAACTTCAACAGCAAGAATCTGGTTGGAAATATGTACCTCAATGTATTCATTTCTGGCTTGGTTGAGATACCTGCATTGATATTTGTACTTTTCAGTAACAATCACTTGGGCCGACGTATAACTGTCTTCTTGCTCATGCTTCTCTCAGGTCTAGCCTGTGTTGCTGTTCTCGTCATAGATATAGCAG GTCAGGGTGAAAGCATGCCAGGACTAACTATATCAATGGCCATGTTTGGCAAGTCTTGTATCTCAGGGGCCTGGGCTGCTGTACAGATTCTCTCAGCGGAAACATTTCCTACTGTCATAAG AAATATAGGTATTGGTGCTTGCTCAATGGCTGCCAGAATTGGTGGTATTGTAGCTCCACAGTTTGGTTTCTTA GGCAAGACTTTGATGCATGTTCCTTTCACAATATTTGGCATATTAGCAGTTACCTGTAGTTTTTTGGTGTTGTtgttaaatgaaacaaaagatGCCCCCCTACCTGATAGAATACATTCTACATTGCCTTCAACCCCTGCTGAAGTGGAACTCTTAAATCATGGTAAGAACAAAGCGGAGAATGGATCAGGTGACGACTTCAATCTCACAGAGGTAGACAAAATTTCTTTTGGTCAGATGGCTTAA